A stretch of the Bacillus licheniformis DSM 13 = ATCC 14580 genome encodes the following:
- a CDS encoding phosphatase PAP2 family protein, with product MYKALFSAAVFVIMAILIRIPAVQSFDVSVIQALESVRHPVLTAVFKALTELGSSGFMLPLMLALTLVLAVYKKAAASLYLYLLFFVERTANEALKGWIARERPAINPLVHEPSYSFPSGHSMNAASMYPFIAFLLLLCIPFFQKHSRAVYVWTGLLVGLIGISRMYLGVHYMTDVISGFSLGLALFFIFKKIGEKYPLVRQK from the coding sequence ATGTATAAAGCACTATTTTCAGCAGCTGTCTTTGTCATCATGGCCATTCTTATCCGCATCCCGGCGGTTCAATCATTTGATGTGAGCGTGATACAGGCTCTCGAGTCTGTCAGACATCCGGTTCTCACAGCGGTTTTTAAAGCGCTGACAGAGCTGGGGTCAAGCGGCTTCATGCTGCCGCTGATGCTTGCTTTAACCCTGGTTCTCGCCGTCTATAAAAAAGCAGCGGCATCACTGTATCTTTATTTGCTGTTTTTTGTTGAAAGAACGGCCAATGAAGCCTTAAAAGGCTGGATTGCCAGAGAGCGGCCCGCGATAAACCCGCTCGTGCACGAACCGTCATACAGCTTTCCGAGCGGCCATTCGATGAATGCGGCGAGCATGTATCCGTTTATCGCATTTCTCCTTTTGCTCTGCATTCCTTTTTTTCAAAAACACAGTCGCGCGGTTTACGTGTGGACGGGCCTTCTCGTCGGACTCATCGGAATCAGCCGCATGTATCTCGGCGTTCATTACATGACTGATGTTATCTCAGGTTTTTCGCTCGGTCTCGCGCTGTTTTTCATCTTCAAAAAAATTGGCGAAAAGTACCCGCTTGTTCGACAAAAGTAG
- a CDS encoding YozD family protein: MKEIELMIDTEEIADFFYLELTRRGYIPNEDELFEIADITFDYLIAKCMIDEHIED; this comes from the coding sequence ATGAAAGAAATTGAACTGATGATAGATACAGAAGAAATCGCTGATTTTTTTTATCTAGAGCTGACAAGAAGAGGCTACATACCGAACGAGGACGAACTGTTCGAAATTGCCGATATCACCTTTGATTATCTGATTGCAAAATGTATGATAGATGAGCATATAGAGGATTGA
- a CDS encoding YozE family protein: protein MKSFYHYLMKYRHPKPKDAISEFANHAYLDHGFPKASTHYDEISSYLELNGDYLSSMTTFDEAWERYISETKR from the coding sequence GTGAAGTCTTTTTACCATTATTTAATGAAATACCGCCATCCGAAACCGAAGGACGCGATCAGCGAATTCGCGAACCATGCTTACCTTGATCACGGATTTCCCAAGGCATCAACTCATTACGATGAAATCAGCTCTTACCTTGAGCTTAATGGGGATTATTTATCGTCAATGACGACATTTGATGAGGCTTGGGAACGATATATTTCGGAAACAAAGCGATAA
- a CDS encoding YokU family protein: MKKCEWCNEEKAAAARTAVYWELPDGTKAIEITDTPAVECEGCGMVYQEDSVTWEIENQLLLIDTKKLPSSVSYDALMKTERILKRNYFDFSS, encoded by the coding sequence ATGAAGAAGTGTGAATGGTGCAATGAAGAAAAAGCCGCGGCAGCCCGCACGGCGGTATATTGGGAGCTTCCCGACGGGACGAAAGCGATTGAAATCACCGACACACCTGCGGTGGAATGCGAAGGGTGCGGGATGGTCTATCAGGAGGACAGTGTCACCTGGGAAATTGAAAATCAGCTGCTCTTGATTGATACAAAAAAACTGCCATCGTCCGTTTCATATGATGCGCTGATGAAAACAGAGCGCATACTGAAGCGGAATTACTTTGACTTTTCCTCATGA
- the ablA gene encoding lysine 2,3-aminomutase: MENGLFKPKRHWKDIELWKDVPEEKWNDWIWQLTNTVRTLEDLKKVVNLTKEEEEGVRISTKTIPLNITPYYASLMNPDDPRCPIRMQSVPLAEEMHKTKYDLEDPLHEDEDSPVPGLTHRYPDRVLFLVTNQCSMYCRYCTRRRFSGQIGMGVPKKQLDQAIGYIRDTPDVRDVLISGGDGLLINDQILEYILKNLRAIPHVEIIRIGTRAPVVFPQRITDKLCSILKKYHPVWLNTHFNTSIEITKEAKEACEKLVNAGVPVGNQAVILAGINDSVSIMKKLMHDLVKIRVRPYYIYQCDLSEGIGHFRAPVSKGLEIIEGLRGHTSGYAVPTFVVDAPGGGGKIAIQPNYLISQSPDKVVLRNFEGVITSYPEPENYVPGRADDYFAEIFPDVMKEKEEIGISAIYADQALSYTPDGLKRLERRESYSKRPDHETLKSRRAKRDELKEKKFLAQQKKEGEAEGHAQ; the protein is encoded by the coding sequence ATGGAAAACGGTCTGTTTAAGCCGAAAAGGCACTGGAAGGATATTGAGCTTTGGAAAGATGTTCCCGAGGAAAAATGGAACGACTGGATATGGCAGCTGACCAACACCGTCAGAACGCTTGAAGATTTGAAAAAAGTCGTCAATCTTACGAAAGAGGAAGAAGAAGGGGTGCGAATCTCCACAAAGACGATCCCTTTAAATATCACGCCGTATTACGCCTCACTGATGAATCCGGATGATCCGCGCTGTCCGATCAGAATGCAGTCGGTGCCGCTCGCAGAAGAAATGCACAAAACAAAATACGACCTTGAAGATCCCCTTCATGAGGATGAAGATTCGCCTGTCCCCGGCTTAACCCACCGCTATCCGGACCGGGTTTTGTTTCTCGTCACTAATCAATGCTCGATGTATTGCAGATACTGTACAAGGCGGCGTTTTTCCGGGCAAATCGGCATGGGCGTGCCGAAAAAGCAGCTCGATCAGGCGATCGGCTATATTCGGGATACGCCTGATGTCAGGGATGTGCTGATATCAGGCGGGGACGGCCTCCTCATTAACGACCAGATCCTTGAATATATTTTGAAAAACCTCCGCGCCATTCCGCACGTGGAAATCATTCGGATCGGCACAAGGGCCCCAGTCGTCTTCCCGCAGCGGATTACCGACAAGCTATGCAGCATTTTGAAAAAGTATCATCCCGTCTGGCTGAATACGCATTTCAACACGAGCATTGAAATCACGAAGGAAGCGAAGGAAGCCTGTGAGAAGCTGGTCAATGCCGGGGTGCCGGTCGGCAATCAAGCCGTTATTTTGGCAGGCATTAATGACAGCGTTTCCATTATGAAAAAGCTGATGCATGATTTGGTGAAAATCAGAGTCCGTCCGTATTATATTTATCAATGCGACTTGTCTGAAGGAATCGGCCATTTCCGAGCGCCTGTATCAAAGGGGCTTGAAATCATTGAAGGCTTGCGCGGCCACACGAGCGGCTATGCAGTGCCGACCTTTGTCGTTGACGCGCCGGGCGGAGGCGGGAAAATCGCCATCCAGCCGAATTACTTGATTTCGCAAAGCCCCGATAAAGTCGTGCTCCGCAATTTTGAAGGCGTCATTACGTCGTATCCTGAGCCTGAAAACTATGTTCCGGGGAGAGCGGACGACTATTTTGCCGAAATCTTCCCTGATGTGATGAAGGAAAAAGAGGAGATCGGCATATCGGCAATCTATGCGGATCAAGCTCTTTCATACACACCGGACGGCTTAAAACGGCTCGAGAGAAGAGAAAGCTATTCCAAGAGGCCTGATCATGAAACATTGAAAAGCCGCCGGGCAAAGCGCGATGAATTGAAAGAAAAGAAATTCCTTGCCCAGCAAAAGAAAGAAGGCGAAGCTGAGGGGCATGCGCAATGA
- the ablB gene encoding putative beta-lysine N-acetyltransferase — protein MVKKWSNDSCTLEADVDLFSKRIRIVNYEGNVCSFFPDILKEAKKHDIGKIIIFTKTTDRDALLERTFEPEGKIDGYFNGHDADVFVKYVKEDRRKTADWLMQDQMLAELFSTPRIAEIQNASFKIRRAVSVDAPVLADLYNSVFPVYPAPVSDSAYLKEAMGKGAVYYLAFDGEKVIASAGADVNPALGNAEITDCAVLPEYRGFSLTRRLIAELETDLKQSGIFCVFSIARAASFGMNASLYHLSYSYRGRLLNNCLIYRSIENMNIWCKNLSRS, from the coding sequence ATGGTGAAAAAATGGAGCAATGACAGCTGCACGCTTGAAGCGGATGTCGACTTGTTCAGCAAAAGGATCAGAATTGTCAATTATGAAGGCAATGTGTGTTCATTTTTTCCCGACATACTGAAAGAAGCAAAAAAACATGATATAGGGAAAATTATCATTTTCACCAAAACGACTGACAGAGACGCATTGCTTGAGCGGACGTTTGAACCGGAAGGGAAAATCGACGGATACTTTAACGGGCATGATGCTGACGTGTTCGTAAAATATGTAAAAGAAGACAGGCGAAAAACCGCTGACTGGCTTATGCAGGATCAAATGCTGGCAGAGCTGTTCAGCACACCCCGCATCGCCGAGATCCAAAACGCTTCCTTTAAAATCAGGCGGGCCGTCTCTGTTGATGCGCCTGTTCTCGCCGACCTCTACAACAGCGTCTTTCCTGTATATCCCGCACCTGTTTCAGATTCGGCATATCTCAAGGAAGCGATGGGAAAGGGGGCTGTTTACTACCTCGCTTTTGACGGCGAAAAAGTCATTGCATCAGCAGGCGCAGACGTTAATCCCGCTTTGGGGAATGCGGAAATAACCGACTGCGCCGTCCTGCCGGAATACAGGGGCTTTTCATTGACGAGGCGGTTGATTGCCGAGCTTGAAACCGACTTGAAGCAATCGGGCATCTTTTGCGTTTTTTCAATCGCAAGAGCGGCTTCTTTCGGAATGAACGCCAGTCTTTATCATTTATCATACTCATACAGGGGCCGGCTTTTGAACAACTGCCTCATTTATAGAAGCATTGAGAATATGAACATCTGGTGCAAAAATTTAAGCCGGTCTTAA
- a CDS encoding peptidase, with protein sequence MENIERKVCDWIDSHEQKAIRLLKKLVGEKSTMGREFNAQAVVLEKLRQFEAEIDVWEPSIKQLEQHPLFKSDRTSFKESPNIAAVKKGKGGGKSLILNGHIDVVPEGNRKDWETEPFQPVVKQGRIYGRGTTDMKGGNTALLIAMEALEQCGVQLKGDLIFQSVVDEECGGAGTLAAVMRGYKADGALIPEPTNMKMFIKQQGSMWFRITVKGLSAHGGTRYEGVSAIEKSMLVIQSLRQLEQVRNKRITDSLYDNIPIPVPINIGTINGGAWPSSVADTVTLEGRCGIAPNESPEAVQSELENWLNDLQYHDEWFKHYPVDIEWFGAMWLPNDLAEDHELTKVLKSAYQTITAEAPLIEASPWATDGGILSHAGGTPVIVFGPGETKMAHQANEYIEKDALIQSAKIISLFIMNWCDYER encoded by the coding sequence ATGGAGAACATAGAGAGAAAAGTGTGCGATTGGATCGATTCGCATGAGCAAAAAGCGATTCGCCTTTTGAAAAAACTCGTCGGAGAAAAAAGCACGATGGGCCGAGAATTTAACGCCCAGGCCGTCGTCCTGGAGAAATTGAGGCAATTCGAAGCTGAAATCGATGTCTGGGAGCCAAGCATAAAGCAGTTGGAACAGCATCCGCTGTTTAAATCAGACAGAACAAGCTTTAAAGAAAGCCCGAATATTGCGGCTGTTAAAAAAGGAAAGGGCGGCGGGAAATCGCTGATCTTAAACGGACACATCGATGTCGTGCCTGAAGGAAACAGAAAAGACTGGGAGACGGAGCCTTTTCAGCCGGTTGTGAAGCAGGGGCGGATATACGGCCGAGGCACAACTGACATGAAAGGCGGCAATACCGCTCTTTTAATCGCGATGGAAGCGCTGGAGCAATGCGGGGTTCAACTAAAAGGAGACCTTATTTTTCAAAGTGTCGTAGACGAGGAGTGTGGCGGAGCCGGGACGCTTGCGGCCGTAATGAGGGGCTACAAAGCGGACGGCGCTTTGATTCCCGAGCCGACAAATATGAAAATGTTTATTAAACAGCAGGGCTCAATGTGGTTCAGAATCACGGTCAAAGGGCTTTCTGCGCACGGCGGCACAAGATATGAAGGCGTCAGCGCCATCGAAAAAAGCATGCTTGTCATTCAATCGCTCCGCCAGCTTGAACAGGTCAGGAATAAGAGAATAACAGATTCTTTGTATGACAATATCCCGATTCCGGTCCCGATCAACATCGGCACGATCAACGGAGGCGCCTGGCCTTCGTCGGTTGCCGACACGGTGACACTGGAAGGAAGGTGCGGAATCGCTCCGAACGAATCCCCTGAAGCCGTCCAGTCCGAGCTTGAAAACTGGCTCAACGATCTTCAGTACCATGATGAATGGTTTAAGCACTATCCTGTTGATATAGAATGGTTCGGCGCCATGTGGCTTCCTAACGATTTGGCTGAAGACCATGAACTGACGAAAGTGCTGAAATCCGCCTATCAAACCATCACGGCAGAGGCTCCGCTCATCGAAGCTTCCCCGTGGGCGACAGACGGCGGAATATTGTCGCACGCCGGAGGCACCCCTGTCATCGTCTTCGGGCCGGGAGAAACGAAAATGGCCCACCAGGCAAACGAATACATTGAAAAAGACGCCCTGATCCAGTCAGCCAAGATCATCAGCCTGTTTATTATGAATTGGTGTGATTATGAAAGGTGA
- a CDS encoding 3-oxoacid CoA-transferase subunit B, translating into MGLGVIERERIAKRAAREIKSGMIVNLGIGIPSLVPNFLDPGTSVMIQSENGLLGIGGSPEKGKEDENLCNAAGWPVTVVKGASYFDSALSFGMIRKGAIDVTILGSLQVSQSGDLANWIVPGKKVPGMGGAMELAQKAKKVIVVMSHTDKNGAPKLVADCTLPLTAKGCVDMVITEKAVITIDSGGFVLQELMNEEDLDDVLRLTEGKIRIDGPLS; encoded by the coding sequence ATGGGTTTGGGAGTCATAGAGCGGGAGAGAATCGCGAAACGGGCGGCCCGCGAAATCAAAAGCGGAATGATTGTCAATCTGGGCATTGGCATTCCGTCTTTAGTTCCCAACTTTTTAGACCCGGGCACTTCCGTAATGATCCAATCTGAAAACGGGCTTCTCGGCATCGGCGGATCGCCTGAAAAAGGAAAGGAAGATGAGAATCTTTGCAATGCGGCAGGCTGGCCTGTCACCGTAGTAAAAGGCGCTTCTTATTTTGATTCAGCTCTGTCGTTCGGCATGATCAGAAAGGGTGCGATTGATGTCACCATTCTTGGTTCTCTGCAGGTCAGCCAGTCAGGAGATCTGGCCAACTGGATCGTCCCAGGCAAAAAGGTTCCTGGAATGGGAGGGGCGATGGAGCTTGCCCAAAAGGCGAAAAAAGTCATTGTCGTGATGAGCCATACCGATAAAAACGGTGCACCCAAACTTGTCGCTGACTGTACTCTGCCGCTGACAGCAAAAGGCTGCGTCGACATGGTAATTACAGAAAAAGCCGTGATCACCATTGACAGCGGCGGTTTTGTATTACAAGAGCTGATGAATGAAGAGGATCTTGATGATGTGCTGCGGCTGACGGAGGGAAAGATCCGGATCGACGGGCCGCTTTCGTAA
- a CDS encoding CoA transferase subunit A, whose translation MTMPNKRIAVEDAIADLKDEATVMFGGFGGVGSPPSFIRAILKKGVKNLTVICNDAGFPGIGIGPLIVNNRVRRLIASHIGSNPVAGKQMTDGFLAVEFSPQGTLAERIRAGGTGLGGILTDIGIDNDMVRQGKNIVSLNGRAYLAEEALSAEYAFIYGKTADEFGNIIYDKTARNMNPLMAMAADRTFAEVERIVPIGELDEEEIVTPGVFVEGVAETEGVNWKWVWES comes from the coding sequence ATGACGATGCCGAACAAACGTATTGCTGTTGAAGATGCCATTGCCGATTTGAAAGACGAAGCGACCGTCATGTTTGGCGGATTTGGGGGAGTCGGTTCACCGCCTTCTTTCATCCGGGCGATTTTGAAAAAAGGCGTAAAAAATTTAACGGTCATATGCAATGATGCAGGATTTCCCGGCATCGGGATCGGCCCATTAATCGTCAATAACCGCGTAAGGCGGCTGATCGCTTCTCATATCGGTTCAAATCCCGTTGCGGGAAAACAAATGACCGACGGTTTTCTCGCCGTTGAATTTTCTCCGCAAGGTACGCTGGCCGAACGAATTCGTGCGGGCGGCACAGGTCTTGGCGGCATTTTGACCGATATCGGGATCGATAATGACATGGTGCGCCAAGGAAAGAATATCGTTTCATTAAACGGACGCGCATACCTTGCCGAGGAAGCCTTGAGTGCGGAATACGCTTTCATTTATGGAAAAACCGCCGATGAATTCGGCAATATCATCTACGACAAAACGGCTCGCAACATGAACCCGCTTATGGCGATGGCTGCTGATCGGACATTTGCCGAGGTCGAGCGGATCGTTCCCATTGGAGAGCTCGATGAAGAAGAAATTGTAACACCCGGTGTTTTTGTCGAAGGTGTAGCTGAAACGGAAGGGGTGAACTGGAAATGGGTTTGGGAGTCATAG
- a CDS encoding aspartate aminotransferase family protein: MSFLIKPDLHASYPVVQYAKGSWIVDHSGKRYLDGCSGAVTCNLGHGVQEVIEPLKEQLDAVSFVYRSQFTSEPAEQLAELLAEWLPGDLNWSFFVNSGSEAVETAMKIAVQYWQEKGQNDKTIFLSRWNSYHGITNGALSLSGFYERRYRFTHMLHKYPAASAPNCYRCRLSHPECQEACVKEIELAVKRIGKQFIAGFVAEPVIGAAGAAITAPAGYYKKVKEICEDNEILFIADEVMSGIGRTGRMLAIEHWGVTPDIAVLGKGLSAGYSPIAAAVMSDGMMETVKNGSGAIMSGHTYSANPFSARAALAVLRYILKHDLVKQAEIKGEKLKRMLKEVMKQSSIIGDVRGKGLLLGIEFVADQKSKKTFPSSMPVSALVISEAKKRGLLLYPSQAGIDGGGGDAVIIAPPLTISDKEMEELIEIFKHAVYEIEKQAEKVMRER, encoded by the coding sequence ATGTCGTTTTTGATTAAGCCGGATCTGCACGCAAGCTATCCGGTCGTTCAGTATGCAAAAGGAAGCTGGATTGTCGACCATTCCGGAAAGCGTTACCTTGACGGTTGTTCGGGGGCTGTTACCTGCAATCTCGGGCACGGTGTCCAAGAAGTGATTGAGCCTCTCAAAGAGCAGCTTGATGCTGTTTCATTCGTCTACCGTTCGCAGTTTACAAGTGAGCCGGCCGAACAGCTTGCCGAACTCCTGGCTGAATGGCTGCCGGGTGATCTGAATTGGTCTTTCTTTGTCAACAGCGGATCGGAAGCAGTTGAAACCGCCATGAAAATCGCCGTTCAATACTGGCAGGAAAAAGGACAAAACGACAAAACGATTTTCCTTTCAAGATGGAACAGCTATCACGGAATTACAAATGGAGCCCTGTCGCTGTCGGGATTTTATGAGCGCCGCTACAGGTTTACGCACATGCTGCACAAGTATCCCGCCGCTTCAGCGCCAAACTGCTACAGATGCCGGCTTTCTCATCCTGAATGCCAGGAAGCGTGCGTGAAAGAAATCGAGCTCGCCGTTAAAAGGATCGGAAAGCAATTCATCGCGGGCTTCGTTGCCGAACCCGTTATTGGGGCTGCTGGAGCAGCTATTACGGCACCTGCTGGCTATTATAAAAAAGTAAAAGAAATATGCGAAGATAATGAAATTCTCTTTATCGCGGATGAAGTCATGAGCGGGATCGGCCGAACCGGCCGGATGCTGGCGATTGAACATTGGGGTGTGACTCCGGATATTGCCGTACTCGGCAAGGGGCTGAGCGCAGGCTATTCACCGATTGCCGCAGCGGTCATGTCCGACGGCATGATGGAAACGGTCAAAAACGGCTCAGGGGCCATCATGAGCGGGCATACGTACAGCGCAAACCCCTTTTCAGCCCGTGCTGCGCTCGCCGTTCTCCGCTACATCCTGAAGCACGATCTTGTCAAACAAGCCGAGATAAAAGGGGAAAAGCTGAAAAGAATGCTGAAAGAAGTTATGAAACAGTCGAGCATTATTGGCGACGTTAGGGGCAAGGGACTTCTTCTCGGGATTGAATTTGTCGCCGATCAAAAAAGCAAAAAGACATTTCCTTCTTCAATGCCGGTGTCGGCTCTCGTCATTTCCGAAGCGAAAAAAAGAGGACTGCTTCTTTATCCGTCCCAGGCGGGTATTGACGGCGGCGGGGGAGATGCGGTCATCATTGCGCCGCCTCTTACGATATCGGACAAAGAAATGGAAGAGCTCATTGAAATATTTAAACATGCCGTATATGAGATTGAAAAACAAGCGGAAAAGGTGATGCGCGAAAGATGA
- a CDS encoding MFS transporter, with protein MKYAWVIKGDFFRLWSGTFLSLFSSVLFYYSLVWWSLSETGSALSGSVVIGIGLTVSILVSPFTGWLSDRFHRGKLIAASDMIISAVFLMIGFLALSGMNSVFLLAASRVIVSACLTAIEPAARSLLPDTLRKEQIEKGIAFQEVLTQLIQVIVPLVTGVLFSFLHFGWLWVLCGSLSFLSIFLEWRIKDERGSQKRIPFTNKQLFSGFTSLYQNKPLKYLLYGTSIQQLVFSGFPIYIVIWTSLLLKDQAWLGGAFQSFWACGTLCAALFLSFIAKPEHAKAAVPALMLIFGLLLSPLGWIDHVVLGAVNLIVIGMISGVVNIYIEGYLQRVTEGENRGRSLGAFFAVNSSFMPLGYAAAGMLSEAVSPEYLFLIVALPAPFAAFSMMRSFYLWEKQTKETVALQDETSI; from the coding sequence TTGAAATATGCTTGGGTCATAAAAGGGGACTTTTTCAGACTGTGGTCTGGAACTTTTTTATCGCTCTTTAGTTCGGTTCTTTTCTATTATTCATTGGTATGGTGGTCCTTATCTGAAACCGGGAGCGCCCTTTCGGGAAGCGTCGTGATCGGCATCGGGCTGACTGTCTCGATTTTGGTATCGCCGTTTACAGGCTGGCTGTCCGACAGGTTTCACAGGGGAAAGCTCATTGCGGCTTCGGATATGATCATTTCAGCTGTATTTTTAATGATCGGATTTTTGGCGCTGTCAGGCATGAATTCGGTTTTTTTGCTGGCCGCTTCAAGGGTGATCGTATCGGCATGTTTGACCGCAATCGAACCCGCTGCAAGATCGCTCTTGCCAGATACATTGAGAAAAGAACAAATTGAAAAAGGAATCGCATTTCAAGAAGTGCTCACACAGCTCATCCAAGTGATTGTTCCGCTTGTCACAGGGGTTCTGTTTTCCTTTTTGCATTTTGGCTGGTTATGGGTGCTGTGCGGAAGCCTTTCCTTCTTGTCGATCTTTTTGGAGTGGAGAATCAAAGATGAAAGGGGCAGCCAAAAGCGTATTCCTTTTACCAATAAACAATTGTTCAGCGGTTTTACAAGCTTGTATCAAAATAAGCCGCTCAAGTATTTGTTGTATGGGACGAGCATACAGCAGCTTGTATTCAGCGGTTTTCCGATATATATCGTCATTTGGACTTCGCTGCTTTTAAAAGATCAGGCCTGGCTGGGCGGCGCTTTCCAATCATTTTGGGCGTGCGGGACGCTGTGTGCGGCGCTTTTCTTGTCCTTTATCGCAAAACCGGAGCACGCAAAAGCAGCTGTGCCTGCTTTAATGCTGATTTTCGGCCTGCTTTTGTCTCCTCTCGGCTGGATTGATCATGTCGTGCTGGGCGCTGTGAATTTGATCGTCATCGGAATGATCAGCGGCGTCGTCAACATCTATATTGAAGGTTACTTGCAAAGGGTAACGGAAGGTGAAAATAGAGGCAGATCGCTGGGCGCTTTCTTTGCGGTCAACAGCTCTTTTATGCCGCTCGGCTATGCTGCCGCAGGGATGTTGTCGGAGGCCGTCAGTCCGGAATATTTATTCCTCATCGTCGCACTGCCCGCGCCGTTCGCTGCGTTTTCAATGATGAGATCATTTTATTTATGGGAAAAACAGACGAAGGAAACGGTCGCTTTGCAGGATGAAACGTCAATATAA
- a CDS encoding YjcZ family sporulation protein: MHYSHYCCPTGGYGYGFHGRNTFVLIVVLFILLIIVGAAFIC, translated from the coding sequence GTGCATTACTCCCATTATTGCTGTCCTACTGGAGGATACGGCTACGGGTTTCACGGAAGAAACACATTTGTACTCATCGTTGTCCTCTTTATTTTGCTCATCATTGTCGGTGCGGCTTTCATTTGCTAG
- a CDS encoding GNAT family N-acetyltransferase translates to MTSISNTEDRYLMLTCSKKIESHYHIYTDEEIPQMFSSHFLQLQDDFPLTELYSLLVRTPEILKRNYVHVKSSYKRDLPFTMKKSLFDLGYILDEELFYSIRLADWKGDSPGVRAEWGTEKSLIDGCRMMQAYDTLSINEAFAKEKLLRKYPFYEEGIIQLCVCYSEEGEPIGCAELYLDHDENVAKIEEVAILEPYQRKGYGSGLIKQMLTAAKQSGMESCYLVTSGSDQVKTFYEKLGFQQKEKLTTIFKYLFV, encoded by the coding sequence GTGACATCCATTTCAAACACAGAAGACCGTTATTTAATGCTGACATGCAGCAAAAAAATTGAATCCCATTATCATATATACACAGATGAGGAGATCCCGCAGATGTTTTCCTCTCATTTTCTGCAGCTGCAGGACGATTTTCCGCTGACAGAGCTGTACTCCCTGCTCGTTCGGACACCCGAAATTTTAAAACGAAATTATGTTCATGTGAAAAGCTCTTATAAGCGGGATCTGCCTTTTACGATGAAAAAGTCGCTCTTTGATCTTGGCTATATTCTTGATGAAGAATTGTTTTATTCCATCAGGCTTGCAGATTGGAAAGGAGATTCCCCTGGTGTACGGGCAGAGTGGGGGACGGAGAAATCGCTCATTGACGGCTGCCGCATGATGCAGGCTTATGATACATTGTCTATCAATGAAGCGTTTGCGAAGGAAAAGCTGCTGCGCAAGTATCCTTTTTATGAGGAAGGCATCATTCAGCTGTGTGTCTGCTACTCGGAAGAAGGCGAACCGATTGGATGTGCTGAGCTTTATCTCGATCACGACGAAAACGTTGCTAAAATCGAAGAAGTCGCCATTTTGGAGCCATACCAGCGGAAAGGCTATGGATCGGGCCTTATCAAGCAGATGCTCACCGCCGCCAAACAATCGGGCATGGAATCGTGCTATCTTGTAACTTCGGGAAGCGATCAGGTGAAAACGTTTTATGAAAAGCTGGGCTTTCAGCAGAAGGAAAAGCTCACGACAATATTTAAATATTTGTTCGTATAA
- the msrB gene encoding peptide-methionine (R)-S-oxide reductase MsrB, translating into MTNNKEERLKQLTRMQYEVTQKNGTEPPFQNEYWDLHEDGIYVDIVSGKPLFSSLDKFDAHCGWPSFTKPVDAGEIEEKLDTSHGMIRTEVRSKSADSHLGHVFPDGPGPDGLRYCINSAALRFVPKDDLEKEGYGEYVKLFERKKSGEES; encoded by the coding sequence ATGACGAACAATAAAGAAGAACGGCTGAAACAGCTGACCCGGATGCAATATGAAGTAACGCAGAAAAACGGGACGGAGCCTCCATTCCAAAACGAGTACTGGGACCTGCATGAAGACGGGATCTATGTCGATATCGTTTCAGGGAAGCCGCTGTTTTCATCGCTTGACAAATTTGACGCACACTGCGGCTGGCCAAGCTTCACAAAACCGGTCGATGCCGGAGAAATCGAAGAAAAGCTGGACACTTCACACGGCATGATTCGGACTGAGGTGAGAAGCAAGTCTGCCGATTCCCATCTTGGACACGTGTTTCCGGACGGACCCGGACCGGACGGCCTGCGCTATTGCATCAATTCAGCCGCCCTCCGGTTTGTGCCGAAGGACGACCTTGAGAAAGAAGGATACGGCGAATATGTCAAACTGTTTGAACGCAAGAAATCCGGAGAGGAAAGCTGA